cgtaaaaaaagaaaaattaagaaaagaaaacgagGAGTCCATgttgagagaaaaacaaaaagatacacttttaaattcttttagaatttgtttggataattttacacataaaatgttttaaattttgttattttaaatttaaattatatattactgaataagaataaattttaaatttttttaataaaaaattatttgaaatcaattttttcaattcttttatcaAATCCTAATCTATCAATCCCATTCAAGTACAGATTAAAACGTTGTGTATATATGACATGAAGAATCATTATACTCTTTGTGGATATGTATTGTGTCGCCTTCGGAGAGCCTCCATGAGcatctttgaatttgttttcctcTCAATGGGGAATAAAGAGGAAttgaaagaaaactaaaaagaattatcCTCCCCTCCAAGTGGGGGAAATTATTATATAGCAAGCGTGTACATGATCGGtcacttttcttgaattgtatATCAATCATATGACAAGTCTATTAAGCTTATTGTATAATTGGGTAACCTATGCTTTGAGAAGGAAAGCATCAACCTCCCTGGACAAATTCACCAGAAACTCAAGATGAGAATGTGGATGGGGCACATCTTCACTTGCTTTCTCATACTCAACACTCCATGTTACTATGTTCCTCTCACCCTTGCCCGTGGCCCGAAATGTGGCTCTGAAAGAATTGAAGTATTTCGTGACTTCTCCACCGATGAGCTCAAATGTGATCGACTTGTTCTCTTCATCGACAGCAACGATCTTGTCTTTAGCAACCACAGCGACACCTGAAACAAAACTTTCAAGAGCGGGCACTTGGAGTGGTGCAAAAATGTACAAAAAGTTAACAAATTAGGTCGAGTTTGAGATGAACGTTACCCATGACGTAAGTCCAANNNNNNNNNNNNNNNNNNNNNNNNNNNNNNNNNNNNNNNNNNNNNNNNNNNNNNNNNNNNNNNNNNNNNNNNNNNNNNNNNNNNNNNNNNNNNNNNNNNNNNNNNNNNNNGAAGCACCTGAATGCTTTGTAATTTGTCAGGGCTAATGCTGGGCATGAGATAGGTTTTGTTCTTGTAAACGTCAAATATTTTGTCAGGAGATGAGCTGATCTGAGTTTGGAGCTGAAGCTTATGGAGTTGAGCCATTGTTTCTGTAGTCTCAATTTACAGGAAGTGCTTAATCAGATTAGGGCACAAATCTGGGAACTTGATGGTGGAATTAGAGCTTGTGGGCTTCCTTATATTGCAGTAAAAGAACACTCGACCAGAATTGATTCCACATTGATTAACTGTTGAGTTTATTCTACAAGCACTGTCGGAATCTTGATCTTATCTTTAAtagctttaatttttaagtgaCATAGTCATTCAACAAGCCACAAGCCACTGCTGGGGTATAGCTTTACTAGTCACTACAGAAGCATTTCCCACGCACAAGAGACACTTATCGTCAAATGTTGGAGTACAAGTAGTGAAATGACCTGTGACATGCCTTTGTAAAGGTAAAAGAAGAACACTAATGGTACTTCCCATTTAACTACTCGGCTGATGGGGTGTGATTGGAATCCAAGGGTGCTGCTGAAAATGGTACTTTACGAATGAAACTGTACAGGTATTACATTGGTCATATGCTTATTCCTTTCAACAGTGTGCTTTCACTAAATCATGTCTTCGGCAAAGGGAATCAAGTTGTCCCACCTTACAAGGTGAAAGAACTTTTAGGTGCAATACTATCAACACGACGATTCTTCCTTATTCATTAGATATCACAAGTAATCATTAAGTCTTAGGAAGGAATATAATGTTACAATAACAGGGATATGTTCCAAGCCTGAGGCTTGTAAGCTGTAAGCAACCAAAGCTTGAAATATCCAAGATCTATAAAGATATTGCACACTTGAGAAAATcatcttatttttgtaatttagaaGCCACTCCGATGGTTCAGAAATCAACCATAAACAGTCAGTAAACTATCATGTAGGTTCTGGTGGCATTAGATGATTCAATTGTCATTGtttgcaaattttattatccttGTACTCTGCCTGAGCGCCGATCTCTTTGGTCAAAACTTAGTGATCCAAACAATCttctattattcatttttagcTTCTGTGCCACAGGCACTATCTAAGCCATGAAATTGCAGGTACAGGGCGAGATGTGGAATCAATTTGAGTACTAAGTCCCTTGCATTCTATATATTGACATTTGTAACAAGTGTGATAAGCATAGAAGATACGTGGAAATGCTGACTTACATTTTTGCTAACAGTATCATTTTCTACATCTGTACACATAAAGAGAAAGCGCGGATAGCTTCctaattgttttatatttggtCAAACTACCACCTCGTGATTCACATATGCACAAGGGCACGAGGATAGATATTAGTTAAGACTCTAAATGACAGAAGAAATAAGCAATATGCTCACTTCTTTATTAAGTCGGATGATTCTTTCTATTCTTGACAACTATTGGAGATGTTGAAAAACTATTCTGCTTATCTGGAAATAACAAATCATCGCTTTCTGCGGTGTCCCTTTTGGATCCTCTGGATTGAGAGTCGGATGTAGCTCCCATTATCTGCACTGTTAAACTTCCACCTACACAAGAGAGTGACaagaaaaatactttaatatcTCCCAGAAGAAATCACTCAGCCAGCCATTTTTCGGCCCTCAAGTTTTAATTCATATAGACCATGCATCTGAATTAAATTCCTGGATTTGACATTCAAAACTCAAAAGTTAAGTTAAGAGTAGAAACATAAATGGCGGTAGATACCAATCTCTGTAGACAAGCAAGCAGAGAACGCTGACCCTACCATTAGGATTTACATCACTTTTTGGGTACATGTTAGGATTTAAAATCGCAGTGTTCAGAACTTTAAATCTGTACGGGTTCGAAATTTTTGACGATCCTTAGCCAACACAATCAAACAAAATGTAGTTTCAGAAGTAAGTACCATTTAAAATTCCCTCTGCGGTTAGGcatcataatattttcaaaaaaaaaaatcagctgAATGGACCaataagaaaaaggaaaagtgtCTTACCCAGCACAAGAGCAGCCCCAATCCATCCACCAACACCCCATCTCTCACCAAGTAAAAACCAAGCAAATCCAGCACCCCAAACTGGTTCCAACCCATAAACTATTGCAGTTTCTGTGGCAGAAACATCACGCATGGCAGCCATCTgcaaaattatctttaaatcaatatatgatAGAGATTCAGCGAAAATCATTTAACTGATGTTCGAGGTGCAAAAACCTAGGATTGCTGAATAAGAGGAAATCTTGTTAGCTGATAAAAGGACAAGTAGGTAAGGAGAAAGAAGgcgaaaaacaaaaaccactTATGCTCTAATGATTATGTCATCCGAAATTTTCTAACATCAAAATTCGTCAGTAtcatgaattaataaaaagaaaaagatgtttcccaaatttacaacacaaaatcAGATTACTTAGGATGGAGATATAGAGTAAACtccaaaaagaagaatgtATATCCTAGAAGGAGCTAAGCAGAAAAGGAGAATCAGCACGTAAAACTTGGACATAACCTCTCAAAACCCACAACTCCCAGAAACCCAAACCCCGGAATACATCAGCAAGTGAAACATAAACAAGAATAAACCTTCgtcaattaaaattcaacattgAAGTTCGATAAGTACAATAAAGATTGTACCTCTACCCATAAGCATAAGCCTGTTGAGAAAATTCCAGTATAAAGTGCAGGTATCCAAGGAAACACTGAAATCCAAACCAAGATTGTTTCCCATGTCCAAGACGAGGGATTTAATTCTTGGATGCCACCAGTAAACCAACCTTCAATGAAATACCAAATAGTCGATAGAAAGGCGACAACGCATACCTATAAGAAGCAAAAGTTTACACTCAGGAAGCTTAtgacaaaaagtaaaatttagcCAAGCATACATGAATTAGTACCAACCTCATATCCAAGGAGTGGTAagaaattttctctttttgtactTCTTGAAATATGTTCAGTTCTTAGCATATGAATTCCAAAAGACAATGCACTAATGAAATTTAACAAGTCTCCAACCTGGAAACAGACAACACGAGCATAAATGTACTTAGTTTCTTAAAAGTAGGGGGACGAACAAAAGAAAGTTGCGGTTTATGGTAATAAGTGATATTGGCCATATAAATGCTATATAGAAGAAACAAGTTACCATCACAAAGTGTAGGAAAATCACCAACTTACACATGGAGGTGATCCACTGGACTCTAGCATTGCAACCCCAATTATAGACATGAGAGCTCCAAACCAGGTACGTGGAGGAACTGCAGATCCCAGCATGCCATCAATCAGGGGCACAACTACCACCTGGACATCAACCATTAATGAGCAGGGAATGAACCATTCAGCAGGCccagaaaacaaaatttatcaattactGAGACAGTTCATAAAGGAATACACAATTAAAGGATTTCTTACAGTGAACATAGAAATAAACGATGCTCGTCCAGCATCAGATGTGAGGAGTCCAAGCGCTTGCATAATGTATCCTAGGCTTACCCAAAATCCCAATTCTATCCCAGCATTACGAGTATTAACATCATCTCTAGCCTGGAGAACAACCGGAATAAATGGAATGGCAGCCACAGCAAATCGCATGACATTGAAGACCTCAGGATCAATAATTGCTTCAACTTCCTTGACCACTGGAATGTTACTAGCTGCAGCAAGATTAACATACTCTTGTCAAttgtaattgtaaataaatcagCAAACAACTTAAAGTTTTTAACCCTGGTTCTTTCTCATTGAAGTTAACCATATCAACCTAACATATATCAACATGATCAATTTACAAAGATATGATCAGTACAAAGTAACCACTTGCAACTTAgatcaaattacataaactgaaaaaatttAGTTCATCATGGTTCAACAGGATTTGCCGCGGACACATCTTTCAAATGTGATTTAATGTAGCCTGTAGGAGCATTTACGCACTGTGATTACTCAAAGCTCTCAACAATCTTCTGCAACTACAGTTCTTCAGAAGAGGTTATACATCTAAGGAACACTCCAGACTCTCTCTATCACtttctcaaaaatattttccaccAAAACCAATCAGAACATAGGCCAATGTAAACTACAAGCTTTTAATTGCTTAACGTTCCAATAGAGCCAAAGGACTACTCTATACATAACTAAATCCATCAATTGTATTCTGTTAATCATGATAGAAGGACAGAGACATAAAAAGACATTactttccatttttttcataatagtaCATTGTTATCATCTCACTTTCAGAGGAAATGCTATTAGATTACGACACACACACAAGTCGTCAACTAAAGGGTGAACGGCATTTACATCTctgctttaaaattttaactctCTTGTAGATTTTGTAGGTTAGACTGTACTTTATCTTCATCATTTTATTTCCCTGGCCCCATTCTACTTTCTTGCTCTTCTGGAATTCCAAATGACATCATTGAGGAAATTCAAAACCTAGTATATGAAAAAGAGTGACCACAAATAACAAACCATTTAAAGTTACTATCCTTTTATTCTTTCTACATCCTTTGAGTTTATTAACTTCTCTCCTGAGCTGCAACATCTAAGAAAAAGTCTTTCCTTTAGATTAAACTTAACATCAGCTAATAATCAGTATACTACTGATTTATAAAACCTAAAATTAACACCTAGTAGAAGAAATGTACTACAGCAATAGTGCCAATAAAAGTCAGAAGAATCAGACGTTACCGACCGAAATAAACGTAAAAAATAATCGAAAGACACTAGAGAGTCGTACCATAAATAACAGTGATCACATTGAGCAAAATGATGCTCCTCACTTTCCGCGAAGCGAACAGTATTCTTCGCCACAACGCCCGCTTCCCAAATAACGATTTGAAACTCAATCTATTGTTAACACCCCCGCCGCCGCCTTTCACCGAAGTATTAATGATTCCGTTGCTTTCTGGATCACCGTCGCTGGTgattttttctagtgaatcTTTTCTCGCTCTCTTTCTCACAGTATTTGAATCATTATTAGCAGAACAAGCacatgatgatgaagaagacGAAGAAGAATTGAAATCGGAAGACCAAGTCATAATACGATGTCGTCCCACGTAATAGAGAGGCAAAATAGTGGTGGAACAACGGAGAGAAGAAAAGCCAGCGTAGTTCAACGGCCATCGCCATGGCGATGGTGCAGCCATCGGTTGGTGAAGTTCACCTCAGTTGAGCGCAGCTCTCATTAAGATCTCTTCCCGCCAACCCTCTCCAGTGCTAGACAGTACAGTACTCTCAGTTAGTAGGAATCAACCACTCATGAGAGGCCACATCGTAGAATGAAGATTCGAAAATGACTATTGTGCCCTCCTTCATACACGTGTTGAATCCTATTGGTCGAACCTCCTCCTGCTGTGtcttatgtgtgtgtgttcctCCAGAATGCAGTTGATTGATCCTGGGACAGGTGGTTTTGTTCAGActacaaaaatttcatataccAATTACTGATATTTATCCATCACACTGGATAAAAATTGTCCCTTAccaccaaagaatttgtgatTTTCAGGCTAGGAATAACTTTTGACATGCACTCATCATACTTCACACCAAATATTGCTACCATCAATCACCCTATTTTTTCAgtgttcaaaaaaataattttaatagggaatttcaatatgaattttttttaataagtctaagtgaatttgaattttatatgatatgtgggcattattttattttatataagtttattgtaaattattttaataatttttttgtcatattaatagaatagatatattatttagtttcaaaatatACAGTAGGTTGAGTCGGATTAAGGCCGACAATGACTAGCCCAAAGAAGTTCTTTTAGAATCGGCCCACTACTTTTCATAGTTGGTTCTAAAGCAATTTTAGACCTTAAAATGACCCCCAATTGGGTCTTTCTGAACTCAAGCCTAACCTATAGACCAATCGATTAAGGTCTGGATCAGACAGAgatgtgttttttttctttttattattatgaaattacagTGTCCTCTAAACAACtacttaaaattatgattttctatgaaataaaaaataataaattaaatcataaaaaaagtatgattAGACAAAAATAGTTCAGActatataataaacttaatttattttttgacgaataaatttataataataaatataaataacaacaaatcTAAAAAGGATTTAAAATCAACCTTGACAATAACAAACTAAGAATATTAATggattaatatactaaaaatttagaagtagAACAATCAAGATACAAATGTCtagagtttcaaaagtataaatagttattttaaaaaaataaaataaaaattatatgtcatttacgattaattatgttaatgtGTTCAATAATGTAATGCGGCATTCTTATCCAAAAAAATGTTGAtctaattacaattatattttttaaagaaaaaaggggtGATATTTCAATACATTGATATCtctaaatcaaatattaatttaatatatcgatatttttaaatgcttCATTGATGGATCATAACAGGATCCAATCAGACAAGAGTTAGGTCAATCAGTAAATGTATATGCTCAtaattagggttaattatatttagaccatctataaaagtattaatttacacttgttttaaagaagttttgaaattatattacacCCCCTCtcaaaattctcaatttacaCATGACATCCTTTTATTATGGTTTGAAAGGAATATGTAGACGcaagtaaagaaaaatacataattttttaattttgcccctcatttaatatttttatatatatctttgtacttatgaaaaaataaatataatgtatatagagagagagaggttaacatcattatatttttttcttcgtaagtacaaaattattacatagaaatgttaaatgagaaataaaattgaaaatttatgcaatttttttgttaatgttaatattttttgtttagattcTAATAAAAGAGGATCAAAatgtaaatagtaaattttttaaaaggatatatgtataattttaaaactttcgaaattcttttttttttttttttttaactgcaAAACTTACGAAATTCAAATTCCAGATTTAATCGGttgctattttaatttttaacaagcTCATATTTTGAACCCGGTTCTGATGTAGACCAGCTGATTTGCTAGCCGTGCTGAGAGTAAGCATGACATTGACACGTGAAAAATGAAGTTTAGGGCCTCTAGGCTTGCGTTGCGTTCCGACCCGAACTAGGATCCGAGTCAAGGCCCAGTTTAAAAGGCTTTGCGATACAGTAGGCtagtcaaataaatctatgGATAAATTATAGAGGAAAAATACATGTCATCCCCTTGTGATATACGAAATGTGTAAAatatccttttataaaaaaatatatatcatattattctcttgtattttttaaaataaagcaatctATCCTCGCCTTGAAAGTAACCTACGTGCGTCTTAAGTATAAAATACTcccttaaatataaaataattatgtagcctAAAGGGTGaggtaaaaatttattactttatccttactgattttttttaataaaaagaatatttgaaaaaatgtaaaaaaaagttGGGGTGAGTAAAATAGATAATTCATGTGATGTATTAGTCgatagaattattttaatttttttaaaaaaaatatataaagtataaTCTATAATTGCAAAGAAAATATTGGTCACTTCACCATATCAATTTGAtttacaaataacaaaatatttgtaagtaTAACAAACCTTAAAGATGACTGTGATTTACACTTATTGGATACAACTAATTGTATACCATATGTCATCCTATATAGGTTGGTCAAAATGAAGGGATTTGAGTGAAATATAAACCTCAAACCCTCTTTAATAAGacacatattttttagaaataattacattgtaCTCTCctaaaaatttgtgtaattacttgtaaattttatgctatttaagaaattatattaagtacccttgacatttatttttgtctaataaataaatcatttcgttgtcaaaattcaccaaacaatattagcaaaatatatgaataaaaatctatatctaCCTCCGATTAATAGTTAATACTGACTTATTCTAAgttaagcaaaaaaatatttgcccCTTGACATGCATTAGCGTATGATGATATGTACGGgtagtttggttagaaaagGATTTGattgacctgtaataagtcagtaataaattaatcggTGATAAATAAGacaatgtaattaaccctaatttttaagataaaaattgtaaaatttcaaCCAGAACAACTAATACTTCATGTATCAATGTCGGATTGCAATGGACAAGTACTATAAGCCATGTTAGATACAAAATTCAAACgacatatttgtataattagttaCATTTGCAGGATGTGAAACTAATCGACAGGagaatttatttctatatacaAGCCATGtgcatttttcttaaataaaataaaaatgacgATCTCAATATCCACAACACACAGATACGTTAAATATaatagaagatgcaataaGAGTCGAAACCAAGATCCCAATCCGCAATTGTTCTAGCTCCAACTTTTATCCTCAgtcattcttttttcctctttctttccttcaaTTCTATGCCTTCCTTATCTTGGGTAGTCATAATAATCTAAAGTGGTCCTCATCcaacacacgcacacacacttCCCTTTCATGAAATTATAGTCTTAACTATACTGAAGACTGTCCtgcacacacaacacacacacacttgatGAGTAGTAGCACTATTTGGTAAGTTGGATGGAgcttagtgtaattatttccTTCCTGAATTGGCATATTATCATCACTTATTTGAACATTCCGACCGTGGACCAGTTACCCCGTAAAGCAAGGGCCCCAAATTCAATTCACCTATTATGTAAACCAACCACCACAACATCAAATTCTCATCTCCTCTCCATGCATAGAAATTAATGTTTGTCACGCTTGGTTGGTTGATCTACTGAAAATATCAGAATAATGACGTCCCACTTTGGCTCCACCCACTCGCTCCAATCAGATTGATTCAATTGTCCGTTTTGACTCAAAGTCACATAATTTGTGTATTGAGCAACGACTCgcaaagttaaaaaaaaaggcccGGAATGTTATAAATTGTATGCGAATTTGTTATAGTACTTTCCAGCACGAGATAATTACCATTTATGTTACGCctaaattcaagaattatttgGATTGTGTCAACTTTGCTTCTCTCTTGGCTTAATTACGGACACGCTTTCGGACTAGGATTGATAGACCTGCTATTGTATTCCTTCCTCTCTTCGGAAATAGGCTGGTCATACAGCTCGGTAGCTTCCTATTCGTACGAAGTTGCTACTCCTATCTTATTTATGGATTCTtaactttattaataaattatttcattaagatttaaaaatcatgataaattaatattatgtattatgATATAACAAATCAATGCAAATTAAAAGGTGGCAGTgaaacaacaaattaaaagttatatctattaatatatatatatatatagatacacaCACACTACAATGTtgtaaataatcaatatacaaTCGAAACAGAGTGTTCACTGATAAAACACGAAAAAGAGggaattttctatataattaattaatcgaTTAATAGTCAAAATTAAAGTCAAAACCTGAATCGGACAAT
The window above is part of the Sesamum indicum cultivar Zhongzhi No. 13 linkage group LG2, S_indicum_v1.0, whole genome shotgun sequence genome. Proteins encoded here:
- the LOC105156238 gene encoding uncharacterized protein LOC105156238 translates to MAAPSPWRWPLNYAGFSSLRCSTTILPLYYVGRHRIMTWSSDFNSSSSSSSSCACSANNDSNTVRKRARKDSLEKITSDGDPESNGIINTSVKGGGGGVNNRLSFKSLFGKRALWRRILFASRKVRSIILLNVITVIYASNIPVVKEVEAIIDPEVFNVMRFAVAAIPFIPVVLQARDDVNTRNAGIELGFWVSLGYIMQALGLLTSDAGRASFISMFTVVVVPLIDGMLGSAVPPRTWFGALMSIIGVAMLESSGSPPCVGDLLNFISALSFGIHMLRTEHISRSTKRENFLPLLGYEVCVVAFLSTIWYFIEGWFTGGIQELNPSSWTWETILVWISVFPWIPALYTGIFSTGLCLWVEMAAMRDVSATETAIVYGLEPVWGAGFAWFLLGERWGVGGWIGAALVLGGSLTVQIMGATSDSQSRGSKRDTAESDDLLFPDKQNSFSTSPIVVKNRKNHPT
- the LOC105156236 gene encoding MLP-like protein 28 (The sequence of the model RefSeq protein was modified relative to this genomic sequence to represent the inferred CDS: added 34 bases not found in genome assembly), which translates into the protein MAQLHKLQLQTQISSSPDKIFDVYKNKTYLMPSISPDKLQSIQVLQGDGKSVGSIRLWTYVMGVAVVAKDKIVAVDEENKSITFELIGGEVTKYFNSFRATFRATGKGERNIVTWSVEYEKASEDVPHPHSHLEFLVNLSREVDAFLLKA